One Clostridium novyi NT genomic window carries:
- the hydF gene encoding [FeFe] hydrogenase H-cluster maturation GTPase HydF yields MNNTPNSNRKHIVFYGNTNSGKSSILNAIIGQEISLVSSVEGTTTDPVSKAMELLPFGPVLFIDTAGINDNSELGSLRVEKTLKTLNKTDFAIYVMDINNIDENQYSEFKEKFKKHSIPYITVINKIDTVDEEKINSIKNKFSDAIFVSAFNSESILTLKDELIKRLENHEEEETLVGDIVPYGGKVIMVVPIDSEAPKGRLILPQVQIIRDCLDHGIKSYVVRDTELESALNDIKDVDLVITDSQAFKKVDKIVPSNIKLTSFSILFARHKGDLDVFIEGIKKIESLNKNSKVLISESCTHNHSHEDIGRVKIPKLLNKHLGHELNYDFKMGHDFPENIKDYNLIIHCGACMVNKKTIESRINTCIENGVDIVNYGMVLAYLTGILNRSLEIFIK; encoded by the coding sequence TGTAGAGGGAACTACAACTGATCCCGTAAGCAAAGCTATGGAATTGTTGCCTTTTGGTCCTGTACTATTTATAGATACAGCTGGAATTAATGACAATAGTGAACTTGGAAGTTTAAGAGTAGAAAAAACTCTGAAAACTTTAAACAAAACTGATTTTGCAATTTATGTTATGGATATAAACAATATAGATGAGAATCAATATTCGGAGTTTAAAGAAAAGTTTAAAAAACATAGTATACCCTATATTACAGTAATAAATAAAATTGATACTGTAGATGAAGAAAAAATAAATTCTATAAAAAATAAATTTAGTGATGCAATATTTGTATCTGCATTTAATAGTGAAAGCATATTAACTCTAAAAGATGAACTCATAAAAAGACTTGAAAATCATGAGGAAGAAGAAACACTAGTAGGAGATATTGTCCCTTATGGTGGAAAAGTAATTATGGTTGTGCCAATAGATTCAGAAGCGCCAAAGGGAAGACTAATACTTCCACAAGTGCAAATTATAAGAGATTGCCTAGACCACGGCATAAAAAGTTATGTAGTGCGTGATACAGAACTTGAATCAGCCCTTAATGATATTAAGGATGTTGATCTTGTAATTACAGATTCTCAAGCATTTAAAAAAGTAGATAAAATAGTTCCAAGTAACATTAAATTAACTAGTTTTTCTATATTATTTGCAAGACATAAGGGAGACTTAGATGTTTTCATAGAAGGAATAAAAAAAATAGAAAGTTTAAATAAAAATTCTAAAGTATTAATAAGTGAAAGTTGTACACACAATCATTCCCACGAGGATATAGGTAGAGTGAAAATACCAAAACTTTTAAACAAACATTTAGGACATGAACTTAACTATGATTTTAAAATGGGACATGATTTCCCTGAAAACATAAAAGACTATAACCTTATTATTCATTGTGGTGCTTGTATGGTAAATAAAAAAACAATAGAATCAAGAATAAACACATGTATAGAAAATGGTGTGGATATAGTTAATTATGGGATGGTACTTGCTTATTTAACTGGAATTTTAAATAGGTCTTTAGAAATATTTATAAAATAA
- a CDS encoding cell wall hydrolase, with protein sequence MLTNKRLNKFIATMSVSLLLSQSAFAATYKVVPNDSLYKIGKLFNTSVTSLKNDNKLKGDIIYPGQALNVPAKVHTVVSGESLYLISKKYNISLDSLRKANNKWDNLIYPNNKLLIPSSNVTSNSSKTSTNSVTNKPSSNSVQASQTAKSVIPYTQADLDVLSRLVHAEAGGESYKTRVCVAAVVINRVKSNQFPNSIQKVIYEVSDGHYQFTPVLNGMINKPATEEDKKAALEALNGNDPTKGALYFFDNTITNKWLLSKPVALHSDKMTFAY encoded by the coding sequence ATGTTAACAAACAAAAGATTAAACAAATTTATAGCTACAATGTCAGTATCTTTATTATTATCTCAATCAGCCTTTGCAGCTACATACAAAGTAGTTCCTAATGATTCTCTTTATAAAATAGGTAAATTATTTAATACTTCTGTTACATCTCTTAAAAACGATAACAAGTTAAAAGGAGATATAATTTATCCTGGACAAGCTTTAAATGTGCCAGCTAAAGTACACACTGTTGTATCTGGAGAATCTTTATACTTAATTTCTAAAAAATATAATATATCTTTAGATTCTTTAAGAAAAGCTAATAATAAATGGGACAACCTTATATACCCAAACAATAAACTTTTAATACCTTCATCAAATGTAACGTCTAATAGTTCAAAAACATCTACAAATTCAGTAACTAATAAACCTTCATCGAATTCAGTACAAGCTTCACAAACAGCTAAATCTGTAATTCCGTATACACAAGCTGACTTAGATGTTTTATCTAGACTTGTTCATGCAGAAGCTGGTGGAGAAAGTTATAAAACAAGAGTATGTGTTGCCGCTGTAGTAATAAATAGAGTAAAGAGCAATCAGTTCCCTAACTCTATTCAAAAAGTAATTTATGAAGTATCAGATGGACATTATCAATTCACTCCTGTGTTAAACGGAATGATTAATAAGCCAGCAACTGAAGAAGATAAAAAAGCTGCACTAGAAGCTTTAAATGGAAATGACCCTACAAAAGGTGCTTTATATTTCTTTGATAATACAATTACAAATAAGTGGTTATTATCAAAACCTGTAGCACTTCATTCTGATAAAATGACATTTGCATACTAA
- a CDS encoding DUF134 domain-containing protein: MARPKKCRRIEFIPKNTYFMPIGKKRCKIEEIKLRLEELEAMRLKDIEGLNQEECAERMQVSRQTFQNIIDSARKKVALALTKGSAINISGGDYTTHHCKFKCLDCEEVYNINYEQDRQKCPSCGSQNVICIKKMGSCNKKCHKDND, from the coding sequence ATGGCAAGACCTAAAAAGTGTAGAAGGATAGAGTTTATTCCTAAAAACACTTACTTTATGCCAATAGGAAAGAAAAGGTGTAAAATAGAAGAAATTAAATTGAGACTAGAAGAACTCGAAGCTATGAGATTAAAAGATATTGAAGGTTTAAATCAAGAAGAATGTGCTGAGAGAATGCAAGTGTCACGCCAAACCTTCCAAAACATAATTGATAGTGCAAGAAAAAAAGTTGCACTAGCTTTAACAAAAGGTAGTGCAATAAATATAAGTGGTGGAGATTATACAACTCATCATTGCAAGTTTAAATGTCTAGATTGTGAAGAAGTTTATAACATAAACTATGAACAAGATAGACAAAAATGCCCAAGTTGTGGGTCACAAAATGTTATATGCATAAAGAAAATGGGAAGTTGTAATAAGAAATGCCATAAAGATAATGATTGA
- a CDS encoding NifB/NifX family molybdenum-iron cluster-binding protein translates to MRIAVASEGNNVSGHFGHCAGFTMFDVEDNKIVNKEYIESPGHKPGFLPVFLNEKGANVIIAGGMGEHAQELFAQNNIQVVVGAVGSIEENVDQFIKGALKSTGSVCTKHEHEGHCND, encoded by the coding sequence ATGAGAATAGCAGTTGCAAGTGAAGGAAATAATGTAAGTGGACACTTTGGACATTGTGCAGGTTTTACAATGTTTGATGTAGAGGATAACAAGATAGTAAATAAAGAGTATATTGAAAGTCCAGGACATAAACCAGGATTTTTACCAGTTTTCTTAAATGAAAAAGGTGCAAATGTAATAATTGCTGGTGGTATGGGAGAACACGCACAAGAATTATTTGCCCAAAACAATATACAAGTTGTAGTTGGAGCTGTAGGTTCAATTGAAGAAAATGTTGACCAATTCATAAAAGGTGCGTTAAAATCAACTGGTAGTGTTTGCACTAAACATGAACACGAAGGACATTGTAACGACTAA
- a CDS encoding ATP-binding protein, which translates to MELVILSGKGGTGKTTIATAISELAKDVVKVDCDVDAPNLYLFYNGEDIKNRDFFGGKIAEINENLCSGCGKCEKVCRFDAISNNKISNYSCEGCGTCILVCPNNAITLKEEKSADIYITKTDKGIISRAKMDIGSEGSGKLIAELREDAKEYTKENTLTIIDGSPGIGCSVISSITGSDMALIVTEPTKSGLEDLKRVADLCNHFRVKINVCINKFDINLDTTKQIEDYCRGKDIDIVGMIPFDDTVIKSINELKPIIYYDESKANLAIRDMWNSIHLKIIEFI; encoded by the coding sequence TTGGAACTTGTAATATTAAGTGGAAAAGGTGGAACAGGAAAAACTACAATAGCAACAGCAATATCAGAACTTGCAAAGGATGTAGTTAAGGTTGATTGTGATGTAGATGCTCCAAATCTTTACCTATTTTACAATGGAGAAGATATAAAAAATAGAGATTTCTTTGGTGGAAAAATAGCAGAAATCAACGAGAATTTATGTAGTGGCTGTGGAAAGTGTGAAAAAGTTTGTAGATTTGATGCAATTAGTAATAATAAAATAAGCAATTATAGTTGTGAAGGGTGTGGAACATGTATATTAGTATGTCCAAATAATGCTATAACACTTAAAGAAGAAAAAAGTGCTGATATTTATATTACAAAGACAGACAAAGGTATAATATCAAGAGCCAAAATGGATATTGGCAGTGAAGGTTCAGGAAAATTAATTGCAGAGCTTAGAGAAGATGCAAAAGAATACACAAAGGAAAACACTCTTACAATAATTGATGGTTCACCTGGAATTGGATGTTCTGTTATATCGTCCATAACGGGAAGTGATATGGCACTTATTGTTACAGAGCCAACTAAATCTGGACTTGAAGATTTAAAGAGAGTAGCAGATTTATGTAATCACTTTAGAGTTAAAATAAATGTTTGCATAAATAAATTTGATATTAACTTAGATACGACAAAACAAATAGAAGACTATTGCAGAGGTAAAGATATTGATATTGTTGGAATGATACCTTTTGACGATACAGTTATAAAATCTATAAATGAATTAAAACCAATAATATACTACGATGAAAGTAAGGCAAATTTAGCAATAAGGGATATGTGGAACAGTATACATTTAAAAATTATTGAATTCATATAA
- the deoC gene encoding deoxyribose-phosphate aldolase yields the protein MNLNKYIDHTLLKPQATEEDIKKICKEAKEYNFASVCVNTCYTSLVSKELEGTDVTTCVVVGFPLGATTTETKAFEAKQAIEQGAGEVDMVINVGALKSKKYDYVKKDIEAVVEAAKGKALVKVILENCLLEKEEIVKACELSKEAGADFVKTSTGFSTGGAKVEDVKLMRETVGPDMGVKASGAVRTKEDAEAVIAAGANRIGASSSIAIVEGTKSENAGY from the coding sequence ATGAATTTAAACAAATATATAGATCACACATTATTAAAGCCACAAGCAACTGAGGAAGATATTAAAAAGATATGTAAAGAAGCTAAAGAATACAATTTTGCTTCAGTTTGTGTTAATACATGCTATACTTCATTAGTAAGCAAAGAACTAGAAGGAACAGACGTTACAACATGTGTTGTTGTTGGTTTTCCTTTAGGAGCTACAACTACAGAAACTAAAGCTTTTGAAGCAAAACAAGCTATAGAGCAAGGCGCTGGAGAAGTAGATATGGTTATAAATGTTGGAGCTCTAAAGTCTAAAAAATATGATTATGTTAAAAAGGATATTGAAGCAGTAGTTGAAGCAGCTAAAGGAAAGGCATTAGTAAAGGTAATTCTTGAAAACTGTCTTTTAGAAAAAGAAGAAATAGTTAAAGCTTGTGAGTTATCAAAAGAAGCAGGAGCTGATTTTGTAAAAACTTCTACAGGATTCTCAACTGGTGGAGCAAAGGTAGAAGATGTTAAGCTTATGAGAGAAACAGTTGGTCCTGATATGGGAGTTAAAGCATCAGGTGCAGTAAGAACTAAAGAAGATGCTGAAGCTGTTATAGCTGCTGGAGCAAACAGAATTGGAGCAAGTTCATCAATTGCAATAGTAGAAGGAACAAAATCAGAAAACGCAGGATACTAA
- a CDS encoding NifB/NifX family molybdenum-iron cluster-binding protein, whose protein sequence is MKIAVSSTGKQLNDKMDDRFGRCTYFVIYDSETNEERFIENEGHKTGAGAGIAAAQQILDEDINVIITGYLGPNAFDVFEGSDIEAYKCSEGTVKEAIELYKNKKLEKLEYASPARN, encoded by the coding sequence GTGAAGATAGCAGTATCCTCAACAGGAAAACAGTTAAACGATAAAATGGATGACAGATTTGGAAGATGCACTTATTTTGTTATATATGATAGTGAAACAAATGAAGAAAGATTCATTGAAAATGAAGGGCATAAAACAGGTGCAGGTGCAGGAATTGCAGCAGCACAACAAATTTTAGATGAAGATATTAATGTAATAATTACAGGATATCTTGGACCAAATGCTTTTGATGTTTTTGAAGGTTCAGATATAGAAGCTTATAAATGTAGTGAAGGAACAGTAAAGGAAGCAATAGAACTATATAAAAATAAAAAATTAGAAAAATTAGAATATGCATCACCAGCGAGAAACTAG
- the pdaA gene encoding delta-lactam-biosynthetic de-N-acetylase, protein MPKLFKNLIIALVIICGLSVSLLSRNIIISSHKKTVPTSNCSSNIKATNSNNLDTKEYNWYFKHVKNGVPPVEPPETASFFSKYDTYFLGDTSKKVIYLTFDEGYENGYTGPILDVLKKHKVPAAFFVVKPYIDTNPDLVKRMVEEGHLVCNHSWHHPSMASIHDKEKFNRELSEVEKDFEKLTGKKMPHYFRPPMGKYSEQSLAFTKDYGYKSIFWSFAYADWDPKKQPSHEFAKKKILDKTHNGAIMLLHAVSKTNAEILDDVITEWKKQGYELRPLTDFN, encoded by the coding sequence ATGCCAAAATTATTTAAGAATCTAATTATAGCTTTAGTAATTATTTGTGGATTATCTGTTTCTCTTTTAAGTAGAAATATTATAATATCTTCTCATAAAAAGACTGTTCCCACTTCTAATTGTTCAAGCAACATTAAAGCTACAAATTCTAATAATTTAGATACTAAAGAATATAATTGGTATTTTAAACATGTAAAAAATGGTGTTCCTCCTGTAGAGCCACCTGAAACAGCAAGTTTTTTCTCTAAATATGATACTTACTTTTTAGGTGACACCTCTAAAAAAGTTATATATCTAACTTTTGATGAAGGATACGAAAATGGATATACAGGTCCTATACTTGATGTACTAAAAAAACATAAAGTTCCTGCAGCATTTTTCGTTGTTAAACCATATATAGACACTAATCCTGATTTAGTTAAACGTATGGTTGAGGAAGGACATCTTGTTTGTAATCATAGTTGGCATCATCCATCTATGGCTTCAATACATGACAAAGAAAAATTTAATCGTGAATTATCCGAGGTAGAAAAAGATTTTGAAAAATTAACTGGCAAAAAAATGCCTCATTATTTTAGACCTCCAATGGGTAAATATAGTGAACAATCTTTAGCATTCACAAAAGACTACGGATACAAAAGTATCTTTTGGAGTTTTGCATATGCAGATTGGGATCCTAAAAAACAACCTTCTCATGAATTTGCTAAAAAGAAAATATTAGATAAAACTCATAATGGAGCAATTATGCTTCTTCACGCTGTTTCAAAAACTAACGCTGAAATATTAGATGATGTTATAACTGAGTGGAAAAAACAAGGATACGAACTTAGACCACTTACAGATTTTAATTAA
- a CDS encoding 4Fe-4S binding protein codes for MNISVLSGKGGTGKTTISTNLAYSMGANYIDCDVEEPNGFIFLNPTNIKSKKVYMDNPFIDDEKCINCGKCAKVCQFNALVKTKKDIILFERLCHSCGACEIVCDTGALTYKKRPIGVIEQGNFNGNTCKRGILNVSEPMAVPVIKELLGNLPKGINIIDCPPGTSCNVVSSIKFTDAAILVTEPTEFGLHDLKMAVELLRMFKVPFGVVVNKNTSKENIIVDYCIKENISILGFVPYKKEAAKTYSTGNMLVHIEEYKKVFDEISHKVKEELLWNL; via the coding sequence GTGAATATTTCTGTATTAAGTGGAAAAGGTGGAACTGGTAAAACCACTATTTCTACTAATCTTGCATATTCAATGGGTGCAAATTATATAGATTGTGATGTTGAAGAGCCTAATGGTTTTATATTTTTAAACCCAACTAATATAAAATCTAAAAAGGTTTATATGGACAATCCATTTATTGATGATGAAAAGTGCATAAATTGTGGAAAGTGTGCTAAGGTGTGTCAGTTTAATGCATTAGTTAAAACTAAAAAAGATATTATCTTGTTTGAAAGACTTTGTCATAGTTGTGGTGCTTGTGAAATTGTGTGTGATACAGGTGCTTTAACCTACAAGAAAAGACCTATTGGAGTAATTGAACAAGGAAATTTTAATGGGAATACCTGCAAGAGAGGAATTTTAAATGTAAGTGAACCTATGGCAGTTCCAGTAATAAAAGAGCTTTTAGGAAATCTGCCTAAAGGAATAAATATAATAGATTGTCCTCCAGGAACTTCTTGTAATGTAGTATCTTCTATTAAATTTACTGATGCTGCGATTTTAGTTACAGAACCAACGGAGTTTGGACTACATGACTTAAAAATGGCAGTGGAACTTTTAAGAATGTTTAAGGTTCCTTTTGGAGTTGTAGTAAACAAAAATACTTCAAAAGAAAACATAATAGTTGATTATTGCATTAAAGAAAATATATCTATATTAGGATTTGTACCATACAAAAAAGAAGCTGCAAAAACATATTCAACGGGTAATATGTTAGTTCATATAGAGGAATACAAAAAGGTATTTGATGAAATTTCTCATAAGGTAAAGGAGGAACTACTTTGGAACTTGTAA
- a CDS encoding phosphopentomutase has translation MINRVIWIVLDSVGMGALPDADKYGDVGANTIGNVSKFLGGLKTPNMSKLGLGNIDEIKGIEKVESPIGCYARFKEMSNGKDTTTGHWEMVGINSEQAFPTYPNGFPRDLIEKFEELTGRKVIGNKTASGTEIIKELGEEHVKTGALIVYTSADSVFQIAAHEEVVPLDELYKICEIARNLLTGEHAVARVIARPFEGEVGSFTRTSNRRDFSLVPPYDTVLDNLKKNNLNVMAVGKIEDIFSGKGVTEAVHTKDNMDGVDKTLEYMKEDKKGLIFTNLVDFDMKWGHRNDAEAYGKGIEAFDVRLGEILNEMKDTDVLFITADHGCDPTMPGTDHSREHVPFLAYGKALKENVNLGTRESFADMGQTIAEIFDVEPIRHGKSFLKEIVK, from the coding sequence ATGATAAATAGAGTTATATGGATAGTTCTTGATAGCGTTGGAATGGGAGCGCTTCCAGATGCGGATAAATATGGAGATGTTGGTGCTAACACAATTGGAAACGTATCAAAGTTCCTAGGAGGATTAAAAACTCCTAACATGTCAAAATTAGGACTTGGAAATATAGACGAAATAAAAGGAATTGAAAAAGTTGAAAGTCCAATTGGATGCTATGCACGTTTTAAAGAAATGTCAAATGGAAAAGATACAACTACAGGACATTGGGAAATGGTTGGAATAAACTCAGAACAAGCATTTCCAACATACCCAAATGGATTCCCAAGGGATTTAATCGAAAAATTCGAAGAGTTAACTGGAAGAAAAGTTATTGGAAACAAAACAGCTTCTGGAACTGAAATAATAAAAGAACTTGGAGAAGAACATGTAAAAACAGGAGCACTTATAGTTTATACTTCAGCAGATAGTGTATTCCAAATAGCTGCTCATGAAGAAGTTGTTCCACTAGATGAACTTTACAAAATATGCGAAATCGCACGTAATCTTTTAACTGGAGAACATGCAGTAGCTCGTGTTATTGCAAGACCATTTGAAGGAGAAGTTGGTTCATTTACAAGAACTTCAAACAGAAGAGACTTCTCACTTGTACCACCATACGACACAGTTTTAGATAACTTAAAGAAAAATAACTTAAATGTAATGGCTGTTGGTAAGATAGAAGACATTTTCTCAGGTAAAGGTGTTACTGAAGCTGTTCACACTAAAGATAACATGGACGGAGTAGACAAAACTCTTGAATACATGAAAGAAGATAAAAAAGGTCTTATATTTACAAACCTTGTTGACTTTGATATGAAGTGGGGACATCGTAACGATGCTGAAGCTTATGGAAAAGGAATAGAAGCATTTGATGTAAGACTTGGAGAAATACTAAATGAAATGAAAGATACAGATGTATTATTCATAACAGCTGACCACGGTTGCGATCCAACTATGCCAGGAACAGATCACTCAAGAGAACACGTTCCATTCTTAGCATATGGAAAAGCGCTTAAAGAAAATGTTAACCTAGGAACAAGAGAAAGCTTTGCAGATATGGGTCAAACAATTGCAGAAATATTTGATGTTGAACCAATTAGACATGGAAAAAGTTTTCTTAAAGAAATTGTTAAATAA
- a CDS encoding LacI family DNA-binding transcriptional regulator, translating to MTVTISDIAKEANVSQTTVSRVLNNSGYVKDETRKKVLKVMKDLNYSPSAIARSLSTKKTNIIGVIVPDIKNPFFGDAIKGISNIADNHNLNIILCDADDNIEKEIKAIKLLKQQRIEGMIITPTSVEDEFNSKYLAAIENVGIPVVLLEGNVKYSNFSGVFIDNIEGAFKGTEALIKNGHTKIAIITGRMNSQSAKDRLVGYKKALAINNIPLNEDYIFYGDYRMESGYELTNKMLSMKDKPTAVFVSSNMMTIGCVKSIFQHNCKIPGDMAVMGYDDLDMMSLFGVNISYVSVPTMELGMKSMNMLLEELDKGKDREIKRIILSPKVVLKGSEKM from the coding sequence GTGACAGTTACAATTAGTGACATTGCAAAAGAAGCAAATGTCTCTCAGACAACTGTATCACGGGTATTGAACAATTCTGGATATGTAAAAGACGAAACTAGAAAAAAAGTTCTAAAAGTCATGAAAGATTTAAACTACTCACCAAGTGCTATAGCTAGAAGTTTATCCACAAAGAAGACAAATATAATAGGTGTTATAGTTCCTGATATAAAAAATCCTTTTTTTGGTGATGCGATTAAAGGCATAAGTAATATAGCAGATAATCATAATTTAAATATAATATTATGTGATGCTGACGACAACATAGAAAAAGAAATAAAAGCCATAAAGCTTTTAAAACAGCAAAGAATAGAAGGAATGATAATAACTCCTACTTCTGTAGAGGATGAATTTAATAGCAAATATTTGGCTGCAATTGAGAATGTAGGAATACCTGTAGTTTTATTAGAGGGAAACGTAAAGTATTCCAATTTCAGTGGTGTTTTCATTGATAATATTGAAGGTGCTTTTAAAGGGACAGAAGCTCTCATAAAAAATGGACATACCAAAATAGCAATTATAACTGGAAGAATGAATTCTCAAAGTGCAAAAGATAGACTGGTAGGATATAAAAAAGCGTTGGCTATTAACAACATACCACTAAACGAGGATTATATATTTTATGGAGACTATAGAATGGAAAGTGGATATGAGCTAACGAATAAAATGCTATCAATGAAAGATAAACCTACAGCAGTGTTTGTAAGCAGTAACATGATGACAATTGGGTGTGTAAAATCAATCTTTCAACATAATTGTAAAATACCTGGTGATATGGCTGTTATGGGATATGATGATTTGGACATGATGAGTTTGTTTGGGGTAAATATAAGTTATGTAAGTGTGCCAACTATGGAACTTGGGATGAAAAGTATGAATATGCTTTTAGAAGAGTTGGACAAAGGTAAGGATAGAGAGATTAAAAGAATTATTTTAAGTCCTAAAGTAGTACTTAAGGGCTCCGAAAAGATGTAA
- a CDS encoding IS1182-like element ISCno1 family transposase: protein MLTNNERKQNQLELVYIENLVPENHILRKIDKYIDFSFIRDLTKDLYCPDNGRPSVDPVVLFKMLFIGYLFGIRSERQLVKEIQVNVAYRWFLGYGLTDKIPSHSTISQNRTKRFSNTNIHQEIFDNIVFQAINRNLVDGKILYTDSTHLKANANKHKFIKKEITKSTKEYFDELENDINKDRINHNKKPLKKKTKIAETKEITVSTTDPDSGYMVRDGKPKGFFYLDHRTVDGKYNIITDVHVTPGNINDVDPYVKRIETQIEKFNFNTKYLVADAGYSTNPICKQISDKNYQGVFGFRLGPHVKGKYTKYRFQYVKELDGYVCINNCFLKYRTTTREGYKEYLSNAEHCAYCKYKNNCLTSDKSINRTIRRHVWEDYKDQIFSFTKTEKGKSIYKRRKEKIERSFADSKELHGLRYCRMRGIKNVSEQCLLTAAVQNMKKIAMVLSHYFLCTLIQIYSKLTYIINIFRMLSHKRILA, encoded by the coding sequence ATGCTTACTAATAATGAAAGAAAACAAAATCAATTAGAACTAGTTTATATAGAAAATTTAGTACCTGAAAATCATATACTTAGAAAAATAGATAAATACATAGATTTTTCATTTATAAGAGATTTAACTAAGGATTTATATTGTCCTGATAATGGCAGACCTTCAGTAGACCCAGTTGTATTATTTAAAATGCTTTTTATCGGATACCTATTCGGTATACGTTCAGAGCGTCAGCTTGTAAAAGAAATCCAGGTAAATGTAGCTTACAGATGGTTTTTAGGATATGGACTTACTGATAAAATACCAAGTCATTCCACTATAAGCCAGAATAGAACAAAAAGATTTAGTAATACAAATATACATCAAGAAATATTTGATAATATTGTATTTCAAGCTATTAATAGAAACTTGGTTGATGGCAAAATTCTATATACTGATTCTACTCACTTAAAAGCTAACGCTAATAAACATAAATTTATTAAAAAAGAAATAACTAAATCCACAAAGGAATACTTTGATGAATTAGAGAATGACATTAATAAAGATAGAATTAATCATAATAAAAAGCCTCTAAAAAAAAAGACTAAAATAGCTGAAACTAAGGAAATAACAGTAAGTACAACTGATCCAGACAGTGGATATATGGTTAGAGATGGAAAACCTAAAGGCTTTTTTTATTTAGATCATAGAACTGTTGACGGAAAGTATAATATTATAACAGACGTTCATGTTACTCCCGGGAATATAAACGATGTAGATCCTTATGTTAAAAGAATAGAAACTCAAATAGAAAAGTTTAATTTTAATACAAAATATTTAGTAGCAGATGCCGGATATTCTACGAATCCTATTTGTAAACAAATTTCAGACAAAAATTATCAAGGTGTTTTTGGGTTCCGTTTAGGACCCCATGTTAAAGGAAAATATACAAAATATAGATTTCAGTATGTTAAAGAATTAGATGGATATGTGTGTATTAATAATTGCTTTTTAAAATATAGAACTACTACGAGGGAAGGTTATAAAGAATATTTAAGTAATGCGGAGCATTGTGCTTATTGCAAATATAAAAATAATTGCTTAACATCTGATAAATCCATTAATAGAACTATACGTCGTCATGTTTGGGAAGACTATAAAGATCAAATTTTTAGCTTTACTAAAACAGAAAAAGGTAAAAGTATTTACAAACGACGTAAAGAAAAGATTGAGCGTAGCTTTGCTGATTCAAAAGAATTACATGGGCTACGTTATTGTCGCATGCGAGGAATTAAAAATGTTTCTGAGCAGTGCCTACTTACAGCGGCAGTTCAGAATATGAAAAAGATAGCCATGGTGCTATCGCATTATTTTTTGTGTACATTAATTCAAATTTATTCCAAATTAACATACATAATAAATATTTTTCGAATGCTATCGCATAAAAGAATTTTGGCGTAA